Within the Synergistaceae bacterium genome, the region ATCCACCAGTATGGGCGCGAGCCCTAGAGACGGCTCGTCCAGCAGCAGAATCCTGGGCCTGCTCATCAGCGCTCGTGAGATCGCGAGCATCTGCTGCTCCCCTCCTGAGAGGGTGCCTGCGATCTGTCTGAGCCTCTGCTTCAGCACCGGGAAGAGGTCGAAGCACCTCTCCATGTCGCCCTCGACCCCGTCGTCGCTCCTGCGGTAGGCGCCCATTACCAGGTTCTCATCCACTGTGAGCTCCGAGAAGAGCCTTCTTCGCTCCGGAACTAGGGCCAGGCCGCGAGCCACGACCTCGTGAGGCTTGGAGGGCAGCTTCTCCCCGAACAGTTTCACGCCGCCCCCGGAGAGCTCCTTGACCCCGGATAGAGCCCACATTATCGTGGACTTGCCCGCGCCGTTCGACCCCACGATGGAGACTATCTCTCCCTCAC harbors:
- a CDS encoding ABC transporter ATP-binding protein; its protein translation is EGEIVSIVGSNGAGKSTIMWALSGVKELSGGGVKLFGEKLPSKPHEVVARGLALVPERRRLFSELTVDENLVMGAYRRSDDGVEGDMERCFDLFPVLKQRLRQIAGTLSGGEQQMLAISRALMSRPRILLLDEPSLGLAPILVDALMGTIQRIRGEGMTVLLVEQNAARALEIADRGYILESGEFVKSGPGAELAEDPEVQEAYLGG